A DNA window from Engystomops pustulosus chromosome 6, aEngPut4.maternal, whole genome shotgun sequence contains the following coding sequences:
- the TTI1 gene encoding TELO2-interacting protein 1 homolog isoform X2, with protein sequence MASKTYPHGAFEGLRPFCVQLTMDQTVQNVNNLRTQISSTDVTALQDLLDYILFPLRFSLKTSGPKKPGLVQAVLECITYVLSVANLKSSVSLQEMFTELCSCLPPDPLQTVPEELKLALVLAVQSLLRSSGADMLSVLYKPSMLPEMGFSITLLLRLVELEKSREIRLEALNCLEKLLMPNLKPNTSLGTLFASFLPGVCTVLTRVICGDPKQGYKVTAGAVRLWAGAVSIVMSDESLSQVPEKKPVYPGLSGRVAELMVHRNKTWVKHSASRLLVHLEKITDRCTADRHWKVRLALVDLAQLLHTRCWSSLSVAAGNLLQILVGHISDDRPEVKARAREVLLDISKEGPTSRTLGEVLSESLHSLAVTLPRLLSSQDDEGKLQTLALLLGYLQLLGPRLKLTFHSPAHLQRLSSALLQTLELDLCSIKVVEERLPNPVGTLKQKDLVHTGVQQKTFRFFRDPQILSSIQGVCRLLGYYGDFYLLTDHFLGQYRGQRLSAVIVLNQLVLGAAGIDIEALNGGNQTMEASELLDAIRPLLEEYIDPSNWHLRTCQDSDEVVDRLALLRVGGPSKPAISDMTANAWKLCLQLEGISCFARALGCNFRALLITALYPLLEKAGDPSLMVSGTAMMALDNVSRACGYKDINQLIERNADYLASEVSVGLRRLRRRHGGAARVLHTMLENCGPSLLPLLYELVQDLLPALDQSQNEGAKILFPVLNSLVTVLGKWFPAPESTVQPKDGASNHLQPKFKSLAQEMTHFLRDHIRQQRIAKGDISEDEAKDVSPPSVEDNYDEKTPLPTHIQITKEVAEKCTHFLAHSDTQLRIQALDTLRLSLIPLHSHEKVLLQLSHKIWPCLVRRLLHDEPLVLLRAFQMLVSLTASCKDFIQHRVCKEALPAFLTSLRSQALVSCQAGPVYSHTLGFKLQKALLDGLGTLCVDLAFGDCDLLEVIDSCVLYLSARQPKQLQEAADR encoded by the exons ATGGCATCCAAGACTTATCCACATGGCGCTTTTGAAGGACTTCGTCCATTTTGTGTTCAGCTGACGATGGATCAGACTGTACAAAATGTAAATAACTTGCGAACGCAGATTTCTTCTACAGATGTCACAGCGCTTCAAGACCTCCTGGACTACATCCTTTTCCCTTTGCGTTTCTCTCTGAAGACATCGGGCCCAAAAAAGCCTGGGTTGGTGCAGGCTGTACTTGAATGCATCACCTATGTTCTCTCTGTTGCTAATTTGAAAAGTTCTGTCTCCTTACAGGAGATGTTTACTGAATTATGTAGCTGTCTACCCCCAGACCCTCTTCAAACGGTGCCTGAGGAGCTGAAATTGGCACTTGTTTTAGCAGTACAATCCCTTCTCCGATCCTCGGGTGCAGATATGTTAAGTGTACTATACAAGCCTTCTATGCTTCCCGAGATGGGATTCTCCATTACTCTTCTGCTAAGGCTTGTGGAATTGGAGAAGTCACGTGAGATCCGACTGGAAGCTTTGAACTGTTTGGAGAAATTGCTGATGCCCAATCTAAAGCCGAACACCTCTCTAGGCACTCTTTTTGCGTCCTTTCTTCCTGGCGTGTGTACAGTATTAACCAGGGTAATCTGCGGGGATCCTAAGCAAGGATACAAGGTAACAGCTGGTGCGGTAAGGCTCTGGGCTGGCGCTGTCAGTATAGTAATGTCTGACGAAAGTCTATCACAAGTGCCGGAAAAGAAACCTGTATACCCTGGGTTGTCTGGACGCGTGGCAGAACTTATGGTGCATCGGAACAAGACTTGGGTGAAACACTCTGCTAGCCGTTTACTAGTACATCTTGAAAAAATCACAGATCGTTGTACTGCTGACCGTCATTGGAAAGTGAGACTTGCACTTGTGGATTTGGCTCAGCTTTTGCATACCCGTTGCTGGAGTTCATTATCAGTGGCTGCTGGGAACCTCCTACAAATACTAGTAGGTCATATAAGTGATGATAGACCTGAGGTCAAGGCCAGGGCTCGTGAGGTGCTACTAGATATTTCAAAGGAAGGTCCAACTTCCAGGACGTTGGGAGAGGTGCTATCTGAAAGCCTCCATTCATTAGCTGTGACTCTTCCTAGACTACTTAGCTCTCAGGATGATGAAGGCAAGCTACAAACTTTAGCACTTCTTTTAGGATATCTGCAACTTCTTGGTCCCAGACTGAAACTTACTTTTCACTCTCCTGCTCATCTTCAGCGTCTTTCATCTGCCCTGCTACAGACACTAGAGTTAGACTTATGCTCGATTAAAGTTGTAGAAGAAAGACTTCCCAACCCAGTTGGAACTCTCAAGCAGAAAGACCTAGTGCATACGGGAGTCCAGCAGAAGACATTCCGCTTTTTCAGGGATCCACAGATTCTTTCCTCTATTCAGGGTGTCTGTAGGCTCTTGGGTTATTATGGAGATTTCTATTTATTAACAGACCACTTCTTGGGTCAATATCGAGGACAGAGGCTATCTGCCGTGATCGTCCTAAACCAGTTAGTATTAGGGGCAGCTGGGATTGATATTGAAGCACTTAATGGCGGTAACCAGACAATGGAAGCAAGTGAACTCTTGGATGCTATCCGACCACTTTTGGAAGAGTATATAGACCCTTCCAACTGGCATCTTCGTACATGCCAGGACAGTGATGAAGTGGTAGATCGGCTGGCGTTGCTTCGTGTTGGAGGTCCATCTAAACCAGCAATAAGTGACATGACTGCAAATGCTTGGAAACTTTGTCTGCAATTGGAAGGCATATCCTGCTTTGCCCGAGCCCTTGGCTGCAATTTCCGTGCACTACTTATAACTGCCTTATACCCGCTGCTCGAGAAGGCTGGAGATCCGTCATTAATGGTCAGTGGGACAGCAATGATGGCTTTGGACAATGTCAGCCGAGCATGTGGATACAAAGATATCAACCAGCTTATTGAACGCAATGCAGATTATTTAGCAAGTGAAGTCTCTGTTGGTCTCCGTCGCCTTAGACGCCGGCATGGGGGTGCAGCACGTGTGTTACATACTATGTTAGAGAATTGTGGGCCTAGTCTACTGCCTCTATTGTATGAACTTGTCCAGGATCTACTTCCCGCATTGGACCAGTCTCAGAATGAAGGAGCCAAGATCCTCTTCCCTGTACTTAATTCTCTTGTTACAGTATTAG GTAAATGGTTTCCTGCACCAGAAAGTACTGTCCAACCAAAAGATGGTGCATCCAACCATCTCCAGCCAAAGTTTAAGAGCCTAGCACAGGAGATGACACACTTCCTCCGGGATCATATACGGCAACAACGTATAGCAAAAGGAGACATCAGTGAGGATGAGGCAAAAG ATGTGTCGCCCCCTTCAGTAGAAGATAATTACGACGAGAAGACCCCATTGCCCACCCACATCCAGATCACTAAAGAGGTGGCAGAGAAATGCACCCATTTCCTGGCACACAGTGACACGCAGCTTCGCATTCAG GCCCTGGACACTTTGCGTCTTTCTTTAATACCGCTTCATTCTCATGAGAAAGTTCTCCTCCAGCTCTCACATAAAATCTGGCCGTGTCTTGTGAGACGCTTGTTACATGACGAGCCTCTAGTTCTGCTGCGAGCCTTTCAG ATGCTTGTGTCCCTCACTGCATCGTGCAAAGATTTCATCCAGCATCGCGTGTGTAAAGAAGCTCTCCCGGCCTTCCTCACATCCCTCCGCTCGCAGGCTCTAGTAAGCTGTCAAGCTGGacctgtatacagccacactCTCGGATTCAAGTTACAGAAAGCTTTATTGGATGGTTTAGGGACGCTGTGTGTAGATTTGGCATTCG GTGACTGTGATTTGCTGGAGGTGATTGATTCCTGTGTGCTTTATCTTAGTGCTAGACAACCCAAGCAGCTGCAGGAGGCCGCAGACAGGTAA
- the TTI1 gene encoding TELO2-interacting protein 1 homolog isoform X1, whose product MASKTYPHGAFEGLRPFCVQLTMDQTVQNVNNLRTQISSTDVTALQDLLDYILFPLRFSLKTSGPKKPGLVQAVLECITYVLSVANLKSSVSLQEMFTELCSCLPPDPLQTVPEELKLALVLAVQSLLRSSGADMLSVLYKPSMLPEMGFSITLLLRLVELEKSREIRLEALNCLEKLLMPNLKPNTSLGTLFASFLPGVCTVLTRVICGDPKQGYKVTAGAVRLWAGAVSIVMSDESLSQVPEKKPVYPGLSGRVAELMVHRNKTWVKHSASRLLVHLEKITDRCTADRHWKVRLALVDLAQLLHTRCWSSLSVAAGNLLQILVGHISDDRPEVKARAREVLLDISKEGPTSRTLGEVLSESLHSLAVTLPRLLSSQDDEGKLQTLALLLGYLQLLGPRLKLTFHSPAHLQRLSSALLQTLELDLCSIKVVEERLPNPVGTLKQKDLVHTGVQQKTFRFFRDPQILSSIQGVCRLLGYYGDFYLLTDHFLGQYRGQRLSAVIVLNQLVLGAAGIDIEALNGGNQTMEASELLDAIRPLLEEYIDPSNWHLRTCQDSDEVVDRLALLRVGGPSKPAISDMTANAWKLCLQLEGISCFARALGCNFRALLITALYPLLEKAGDPSLMVSGTAMMALDNVSRACGYKDINQLIERNADYLASEVSVGLRRLRRRHGGAARVLHTMLENCGPSLLPLLYELVQDLLPALDQSQNEGAKILFPVLNSLVTVLGKWFPAPESTVQPKDGASNHLQPKFKSLAQEMTHFLRDHIRQQRIAKGDISEDEAKDVSPPSVEDNYDEKTPLPTHIQITKEVAEKCTHFLAHSDTQLRIQALDTLRLSLIPLHSHEKVLLQLSHKIWPCLVRRLLHDEPLVLLRAFQMLVSLTASCKDFIQHRVCKEALPAFLTSLRSQALVSCQAGPVYSHTLGFKLQKALLDGLGTLCVDLAFGDCDLLEVIDSCVLYLSARQPKQLQEAADRTLLRLAQLDPDMLWSYLCRWRSPPEVPHSSLIPPNWTAKPHDEYTQNVCKLLQKLKGL is encoded by the exons ATGGCATCCAAGACTTATCCACATGGCGCTTTTGAAGGACTTCGTCCATTTTGTGTTCAGCTGACGATGGATCAGACTGTACAAAATGTAAATAACTTGCGAACGCAGATTTCTTCTACAGATGTCACAGCGCTTCAAGACCTCCTGGACTACATCCTTTTCCCTTTGCGTTTCTCTCTGAAGACATCGGGCCCAAAAAAGCCTGGGTTGGTGCAGGCTGTACTTGAATGCATCACCTATGTTCTCTCTGTTGCTAATTTGAAAAGTTCTGTCTCCTTACAGGAGATGTTTACTGAATTATGTAGCTGTCTACCCCCAGACCCTCTTCAAACGGTGCCTGAGGAGCTGAAATTGGCACTTGTTTTAGCAGTACAATCCCTTCTCCGATCCTCGGGTGCAGATATGTTAAGTGTACTATACAAGCCTTCTATGCTTCCCGAGATGGGATTCTCCATTACTCTTCTGCTAAGGCTTGTGGAATTGGAGAAGTCACGTGAGATCCGACTGGAAGCTTTGAACTGTTTGGAGAAATTGCTGATGCCCAATCTAAAGCCGAACACCTCTCTAGGCACTCTTTTTGCGTCCTTTCTTCCTGGCGTGTGTACAGTATTAACCAGGGTAATCTGCGGGGATCCTAAGCAAGGATACAAGGTAACAGCTGGTGCGGTAAGGCTCTGGGCTGGCGCTGTCAGTATAGTAATGTCTGACGAAAGTCTATCACAAGTGCCGGAAAAGAAACCTGTATACCCTGGGTTGTCTGGACGCGTGGCAGAACTTATGGTGCATCGGAACAAGACTTGGGTGAAACACTCTGCTAGCCGTTTACTAGTACATCTTGAAAAAATCACAGATCGTTGTACTGCTGACCGTCATTGGAAAGTGAGACTTGCACTTGTGGATTTGGCTCAGCTTTTGCATACCCGTTGCTGGAGTTCATTATCAGTGGCTGCTGGGAACCTCCTACAAATACTAGTAGGTCATATAAGTGATGATAGACCTGAGGTCAAGGCCAGGGCTCGTGAGGTGCTACTAGATATTTCAAAGGAAGGTCCAACTTCCAGGACGTTGGGAGAGGTGCTATCTGAAAGCCTCCATTCATTAGCTGTGACTCTTCCTAGACTACTTAGCTCTCAGGATGATGAAGGCAAGCTACAAACTTTAGCACTTCTTTTAGGATATCTGCAACTTCTTGGTCCCAGACTGAAACTTACTTTTCACTCTCCTGCTCATCTTCAGCGTCTTTCATCTGCCCTGCTACAGACACTAGAGTTAGACTTATGCTCGATTAAAGTTGTAGAAGAAAGACTTCCCAACCCAGTTGGAACTCTCAAGCAGAAAGACCTAGTGCATACGGGAGTCCAGCAGAAGACATTCCGCTTTTTCAGGGATCCACAGATTCTTTCCTCTATTCAGGGTGTCTGTAGGCTCTTGGGTTATTATGGAGATTTCTATTTATTAACAGACCACTTCTTGGGTCAATATCGAGGACAGAGGCTATCTGCCGTGATCGTCCTAAACCAGTTAGTATTAGGGGCAGCTGGGATTGATATTGAAGCACTTAATGGCGGTAACCAGACAATGGAAGCAAGTGAACTCTTGGATGCTATCCGACCACTTTTGGAAGAGTATATAGACCCTTCCAACTGGCATCTTCGTACATGCCAGGACAGTGATGAAGTGGTAGATCGGCTGGCGTTGCTTCGTGTTGGAGGTCCATCTAAACCAGCAATAAGTGACATGACTGCAAATGCTTGGAAACTTTGTCTGCAATTGGAAGGCATATCCTGCTTTGCCCGAGCCCTTGGCTGCAATTTCCGTGCACTACTTATAACTGCCTTATACCCGCTGCTCGAGAAGGCTGGAGATCCGTCATTAATGGTCAGTGGGACAGCAATGATGGCTTTGGACAATGTCAGCCGAGCATGTGGATACAAAGATATCAACCAGCTTATTGAACGCAATGCAGATTATTTAGCAAGTGAAGTCTCTGTTGGTCTCCGTCGCCTTAGACGCCGGCATGGGGGTGCAGCACGTGTGTTACATACTATGTTAGAGAATTGTGGGCCTAGTCTACTGCCTCTATTGTATGAACTTGTCCAGGATCTACTTCCCGCATTGGACCAGTCTCAGAATGAAGGAGCCAAGATCCTCTTCCCTGTACTTAATTCTCTTGTTACAGTATTAG GTAAATGGTTTCCTGCACCAGAAAGTACTGTCCAACCAAAAGATGGTGCATCCAACCATCTCCAGCCAAAGTTTAAGAGCCTAGCACAGGAGATGACACACTTCCTCCGGGATCATATACGGCAACAACGTATAGCAAAAGGAGACATCAGTGAGGATGAGGCAAAAG ATGTGTCGCCCCCTTCAGTAGAAGATAATTACGACGAGAAGACCCCATTGCCCACCCACATCCAGATCACTAAAGAGGTGGCAGAGAAATGCACCCATTTCCTGGCACACAGTGACACGCAGCTTCGCATTCAG GCCCTGGACACTTTGCGTCTTTCTTTAATACCGCTTCATTCTCATGAGAAAGTTCTCCTCCAGCTCTCACATAAAATCTGGCCGTGTCTTGTGAGACGCTTGTTACATGACGAGCCTCTAGTTCTGCTGCGAGCCTTTCAG ATGCTTGTGTCCCTCACTGCATCGTGCAAAGATTTCATCCAGCATCGCGTGTGTAAAGAAGCTCTCCCGGCCTTCCTCACATCCCTCCGCTCGCAGGCTCTAGTAAGCTGTCAAGCTGGacctgtatacagccacactCTCGGATTCAAGTTACAGAAAGCTTTATTGGATGGTTTAGGGACGCTGTGTGTAGATTTGGCATTCG GTGACTGTGATTTGCTGGAGGTGATTGATTCCTGTGTGCTTTATCTTAGTGCTAGACAACCCAAGCAGCTGCAGGAGGCCGCAGACAG AACGTTACTTCGTCTTGCACAACTGGATCCGGATATGCTGTGGTCGTATCTATGTAGGTGGCGGAGCCCGCCCGAAGTCCCCCATTCGTCTCTTATCCCCCCGAATTGGACAGCCAAACCTCATGACGAATATACGCAGAATGTCTGCAAACTACTACAAAAGCTGAAAGGATTGTAG